In Candidatus Abyssobacteria bacterium SURF_5, the genomic stretch GACCATTCGCCATTTTGTACAGGCGCATGGCGTGGATTGCGATTTTGCGTCCAACGGCTCAATCGAGCTCGCCAACGAACCGTCGCACCTCGAGGAACTCGAGGAAGAGAGAAAACTGCATGAGCAACTCGGCCTCCAGGCCCGCTTGCTGGATAAGACCGAATTACAGAAAATGATCAAGTCCGACCGCTACGTCGGGGGGCTACGGTATCCGTACGGCGCGTCCGTTAATCCGTTCAAGCTTGCGCGCGGTATGAAGCGCGTGGTCGAGGAGAAAGGCGTCGAGATTTTTGAAAAGTCACCGGTGCGCCGCATCCGCTTCGGGAATCGACCGGCCGCAATCTCCGAGTTGGGGCACGTAAACGCGCAGGCGCTCGTCATCGCCACCGACAGCTATTCGCCCTCGCTCGGCCTCTTCAAGCGGCGCGTGATCCCGATGTGCGCGTACGTCATCGCGACGGCGCCGCTGAGCCCGAAGCAACTCGACTCCATTGGCTGGGCCGGCCGCGAAAAGCTTTCCGACCTCAAGCCTGTCTTCGATTATTTCCACCTCACGCCCGAGGGCCGCATCGTTTTCGGCGGCGCGGGGCTGAGATACCGCTTCGGCGGACGCATCTGCACGCAAGCGCATAATCCTACTATCAAGGAAATCAAGAGAACCCTGTTCGACGTATTCCCTCAACTCAGCGGGCTGGAGATACCCTACGGATGGGGCGGCACGCTCGGCATGTCCTACGATTTTCTTCCGTCCGTCGGAACGAT encodes the following:
- a CDS encoding FAD-dependent oxidoreductase; translated protein: MPEAGGYLSQRFWRIENQAQNISSASRQNYWFASVNLDNQPLNPALDRQITADVCIIGGGFTGLAAAYHLATNNPEKKIVLLEAVCCGYGASGRSGGFADTGVHNLWQIYENEGPEKAREVYDITLEGLETIRHFVQAHGVDCDFASNGSIELANEPSHLEELEEERKLHEQLGLQARLLDKTELQKMIKSDRYVGGLRYPYGASVNPFKLARGMKRVVEEKGVEIFEKSPVRRIRFGNRPAAISELGHVNAQALVIATDSYSPSLGLFKRRVIPMCAYVIATAPLSPKQLDSIGWAGREKLSDLKPVFDYFHLTPEGRIVFGGAGLRYRFGGRICTQAHNPTIKEIKRTLFDVFPQLSGLEIPYGWGGTLGMSYDFLPSVGTIGDHRNIFYAVAYSGEGTVLTQVAGKIINHLYRKEENRLTRLFLVNKPIPRVWPEPFRYLGILGYKFYYKHYGRRPRR